From Mytilus edulis chromosome 9, xbMytEdul2.2, whole genome shotgun sequence, the proteins below share one genomic window:
- the LOC139487639 gene encoding TNF receptor-associated factor 6-A-like — translation MSGRPDDIDFEEEIDRKYICPICLAVLWDPVQTSCGHRFCKLCLGGLVRGSWRFGMSRCPVDKKFFSVTADLFEDNAFKREVLSLRVKCNNHNIGCNWKGELRDYQGHIGSCSYSQENCVYGCGTRVKRLEHDDHKQVCHQRPVNCEHCDEQIFYADLTKHQVLMCEHFPVQCTLCGQTGIKRKDISSHIDVNTGDCPQTIIPCKYASYGCQFQDKRRCMSDHYTADPDHHILLLVQHNASQDRKIAELTSQMEKLMSIAKNVVKNS, via the exons atgtcAGGTCGACCAGATGATATAGACTTTGAGGAGGAGATTGACAGGAAGTATATCTGTCCTATCTGTCTGGCCGTCCTGTGGGATCCTGTCCAGACATCATGTGGTCATCGCTTCTGTAAACTCTGTCTTGGAGGGCTGGTCAG AGGATCTTGGAGATTTGGGATGTCAAGGTGTCCAGTTGACAAAAAGTTTTTCAGTGTTACTGCAGAT ttGTTTGAAGACAATGCTTTTAAAAGAGAAGTTTTATCACTAAGAGTTAAATGTAATAATCATAACATTGGATGCAATTGGAAGGGTGAACTTCGGGATTATCAG ggTCATATAGGTTCCTGTTCATATAGCCAAGAAAACTGTGTTTATGGTTGTGGAACAAGAGTAAAGCGACTGGAACATGACGATCACAAACAAGTTTGTCACCAAAGACCTGTTAACTGTGAACACTGTGATGAACAAATATTCTATGCAGATTTAACA aAACATCAGGTATTAATGTGTGAACACTTCCCTGTACAGTGTACATTGTGTGGTCAGACAGGGATAAAACGTAAAGATATTTCCTCACATATAGATGTAAACACTGGAGACTGTCCACAAACAATCATCCCCTGTAAATATGCTTCATATGGATGTCAGTTTCAG GATAAAAGACGTTGTATGTCTGATCATTATACAGCTGATCCAGATCATCACATACTGCTTCTAGTCCAGCATAATGCCAGTCAAGACAGGAAGATAGCCGAGCTGACCAGTCAAATGGAGAAACTAATGTCTATAGCAAAGAATGTAGTTAAAAATAGCTAA